A window from Scleropages formosus chromosome 17, fSclFor1.1, whole genome shotgun sequence encodes these proteins:
- the LOC108938509 gene encoding uncharacterized protein LOC108938509, whose translation MERRLRAPASSVLAAIAALAALLLRDVLGFTMMHEQLERCLQVKGGRSRGRVSLEACNFSSTLQHWQWHPDTLALSSWHTGECLSVFQGQEHKSVRLQSCGAGRRDRVNQAWRCTREGDVILKSRGLYLGTRRSSTKLFLSKEPGLNTIWKRQSGHTICSEHHGHRHDVADTSPTSSTNTLLKKSFSLVAAAEDGRALLYPTVTHFTAQSLTSLPPVEPSMAFFGLENGMTWKVTMLVLSSLALVIGLVILLLNIHYNRKKKVVCVLKSLSQPEAPSQPSSPVPNERAPLTRHPMRTPNSPSLQRGEILIEWKDGTVTPLFDNGN comes from the exons ATGGAGAGACGCCTGCGAGCGCCTGCGAGCTCCGTCCTGGCCGCGATCGCCGCGCTCGCCGCGCTCCTTCTCCGCG ATGTGCTGGGGTTCACCATGATGCACGAGCAACTGGAGAGGTGTTTGCAGGTGAAGGGGGGCAGGTCCAGAGGCAGGGTGAGCCTAGAGGCGTGCAACTTCAGCTCAACCCTCCAGCACTGGCAGTGGCACCCTGACACCCTGGCCCTGAGCAGCTGGCACACGGGAGAGTGTTTGAGCGTGTTCCAGGGCCAGGAGCATAAGAGCGTCCGCCTGCAGAGCTGTGGGGCAGGTCGTCGAGATAGAGTGAACCAGGCCTGGCGCTGCACCAGAGAGGGTGATGTGATACTGAAGAGCAGGGGCCTTTACCTGGGCACCCGGCGCAGCTCCACCAAGCTCTTCCTCTCCAAGGAGCCTGGCCTAAATACCATATGGAAGAGGCAAAGTGGCCACACCATCTGCAGCGAGCACCATGGACATCGACATGATGTAGCGGACACTTCCCCCACAAGCAGTACTAACACGCTCCTGAAGAAGA GTTTTAGTCTTGTAGCTGCAGCAGAGGATGGTCGAGCTCTGCTTTACCCGACCGTCACACATTTTACAGCACAGTCTCTCACTAGCCTCCCTCCCGTGGAGCCCTCGATGGCTTTTTTCGGCCTGGAGAATG GAATGACCTGGAAGGTCACCATGCTGGTCCTCAGCTCTCTAGCTTTGGTGATTGGGTTGGTTATTCTCCTTCTCAACATCCACTACAACAG GAAGAAGAAGGTGGTTTGCGTTCTGAAATCTCTCTCCCAGCCTGAAGCGCCCAGCCAGCCCAGTTCTCCGGTGCCCAACGAGAGGGCGCCTCTGACCCGGCACCCCATGCGGACCCCCAACTCGCCCTCCCTGCAGCGTGGAGAGATCCTGATAGAGTGGAAGGACGGCACGGTGACCCCGCTGTTCGACAACGGCAACTAG
- the LOC108938519 gene encoding zinc finger protein OZF-like, with translation MELGELEGSVWDGFSRVKEEHIDLLEVKEEVRSSQRVFEKGEAEAALENPNPTFAGDQLPRSSPEGNPRSDLRDRPPSRGLRITRLREKSSSRASSASKTLKPKDKAGSLTVLEGTARKTMKEEGQRSASSYPCQNCNSVFPTSTGLQDHQKEVHSPPRPYACHVCGRCFRYSCVLTNHMRTHSGERPFACQSCPKRFTQMASFRMHQRIHSGEKPFRCKVCSRSFKRRCDMLRHASTHTEEKLHSCTECGKRFRRAVHLRSHALIHSGELPFPCPECGRKFRHTTNLAIHRRIHSGETPYCCKVCRKGFRQSGHLKLHERVHTGERPYPCPDCGKAFGRLVYLQDHRRVHTREKPYYCEDCGRCFSRPGNLQTHRLVHSAEKRYKCAACGKSFRHYTGLKAHRLVHTDSRPYSCKDCKKTFRGLGGLRIHERSHTGARPYVCAVCGKAFKELNVLKNHGRLHSGEKPYGCEKCGKSFRQLGAYRTHQRRHTGEKPYSCSQCPKTFRHNSSLKAHVKIHTGEAPFPCPQCGRLYMHMRSLQLHSRTHGDGDGGLKEPPRNRRTARGGAEDKNK, from the exons ATGGAGCTTGGCGAGCTGGAGGGCTCTGTCTGGGATGGATTCTCTCGTGTGAAGGAAGAGCACATCGATCTTTTGGAGGTGAAAGAAGAAGTGCGTAGTTCTCAGCGCGTCTTTGAGAAAGGAGAGGCGGAGGCTGCTTTGGAAAACCCAAATCCCACCTTTGCGGGAGACCAGCTGCCGCGCAGCAGTCCGGAGGGGAACCCGAGGTCGGATCTCCGCGATCGGCCTCCAAGCAGAGGTCTCAGAATCACTCGACTCCGGGAAAAAAGTAGCAGCCGGGCGTCCAGCGCAAGTAAAACGCTGAAACCGAAAGACAAGGCAGGTAGCTTGACTGTACTTGAAGGCACTGCCAGGAAGACGATGAAGGAGGAAGGCCAGAGGAGTGCAAGCAGCTACCCCTGTCAGAACTGTAACAGCGTGTTTCCTACCAGCACTGGCCTGCAGGACCACCAGAAGGAGGTGCACAGCCCTCCGCGGCCCTACGCTTGTCACGTGTGCGGCAGGTGCTTCCGCTATTCCTGCGTCCTGACCAATCACATGCGCACCCACTCCGGGGAACGTCCCTTCGCCTGCCAGTCGTGCCCCAAGCGCTTCACCCAGATGGCCAGTTTCCGCATGCACCAGCGCATCCACAGTGGCGAGAAGCCTTTCCGCTGCAAAGTGTGCAGCCGCAGCTTCAAGCGCCGCTGCGACATGCTCAGGCACGCCAGCACACACACCGAGGAGAAACTGCACAGCTGTACCGAGTGCG GGAAGCGGTTTCGACGCGCTGTCCACTTGCGCTCTCATGCTCTCATCCACTCTGGAGAGCTGCCCTTTCCCTGCCCAGAATGCGGAAGAAAGTTCCGGCACACGACCAACCTGGCCATACACCGACGCATCCACTCCGGGGAGACGCCCTACTGCTGCAAAGTGTGCAGAAAGGGCTTTCGGCAGAGCGGGCATCTCAAACTGCACGAGCGCGTGCACACGGGGGAGCGGCCCTACCCCTGCCCGGACTGCGGCAAGGCCTTCGGCCGTCTGGTCTACCTGCAGGACCATCGGCGCGTTCACACGCGCGAAAAGCCCTACTACTGCGAGGACTGCGGGCGCTGCTTCAGTCGCCCAGGCAACCTTCAGACCCACCGTCTTGTGCATTCGGCGGAGAAGCGCTACAAGTGCGCCGCGTGCGGCAAGAGCTTCCGCCACTACACGGGCCTCAAGGCTCACAGACTCGTGCACACGGATTCCAGACCTTACAGCTGCAAGGACTGCAAGAAGACGTTCCGGGGCCTCGGCGGGCTGCGCATCCACGAGCGCAGCCATACCGGTGCCCGCCCGTACGTCTGCGCCGTCTGCGGCAAGGCTTTCAAGGAGCTCAACGTGCTGAAGAACCACGGACGGCTTCACTCGGGGGAAAAGCCCTACGGGTGTGAGAAATGCGGGAAGAGTTTCCGCCAGCTGGGGGCGTACCGCACTCACCAGCGTCGGCACACCGGCGAGAAACCCTACTCCTGTAGCCAGTGCCCCAAGACGTTCCGCCACAACAGCAGCCTGAAGGCGCACGTCAAAATCCACACGGGGGAGGCCCCCTTCCCTTGCCCGCAGTGCGGGCGGCTCTACATGCACATGAGGAGCCTTCAGCTGCACAGCCGCACTCACGGCGACGGCGACGGCGGCTTGAAGGAGCCTCCGCGGAACAGAAGGACGGCGCGTGGCGGAGCGGAGGATAAGAACAAATGA